GTGGCAGGGCAGGTGCTGCTGACCACAGGTGATCTGGAGAACCCCACGTCACGCAGCAACGCGCGTCGTGCGATGGATCGGATGCTGGCGCTCGGTGTGCTGCCCATCGTGAACGAGAACGACACGGTCGCCACCCAGGAGATCCGCTTCGGCGACAACGACCGGCTGGCGGCTCTGGTCGCCCAGCTGCTGCACGCCGATGCGCTGGTGCTGCTCAGCGATGTGGACTCGCTGTACACCAAGCCCCCGACCGACCCGGATGCCGAGCCCATCGATGTGGTCCAGGCCGATGCCGATCTGGCCGGCCTGGAGTTCGGCGCGGCCGTGGTCAACAGCGTGGGCACCGGGGGAGCGGCGACGAAGGTGTCCGCTGCGCGGATGGCCGCCGGCTCCGGCATCGGTGTGCTGGTCACCAGCGCCGACCTGGTGGGCAGGGCACTCGAAGGTGCCCCGATCGGAACCTGGTTCGAGCCGTCGGCCACTGGCTGATCACAGCAGGTCACACGCATCCCGAGGGGCGGGGCGCCGATACACTGACGGCATGAGCACCACCACCGTCGTCGACCCCGCAGCAGAGACCGCGCAGCATCGGCTGGCCCGCGCGAAGGAGGCCTCGAGGTCGATCGCCCGCCTCAACAGCGGCGAGAAGGAGCGTGCCCTGGAGGCCATCGCCGGTGCCATCGAATCGAACGCCGCGGACATCGTCGCCGCGAACCGCGTCGACATCGCACGGGGACGCGAGGCGGGGATCGGAGATGCGCTCATCGACCGGCTGCGCCTGGACGACAAGCGCGTCGCAGCTCTGGCATCCGCTGTGCGCGACGTCGCTGCCCTGCCCGACCCCATCGGGCAGGTGCTGGGAGGACACCGGATGCCGAACGGCGTCGCCCTCGAGCAGGTGCGCGTGCCCTTCGGTGTGGTCGGCGCCATCTACGAGGCCCGTCCGAACGTCACCGTCGACATCGCCGCGCTCGCGCTGCGCGCGGGCAATGCGGTGGTGCTGCGCGGCGGCAGCGCGGCACGCGAGTCGAACACCATTCTGGTCGAGGTCATGCGCGGGGCGCTGGGCGGCGTGGGGGTCGACCCCGAGGCCATTCAGACCGTCGATGACTTCGGGCGCGAGGGCGCCAGAGCGCTGATGCAGGGGCGCGGCTTCATCGACGTGCTCGTTCCCCGTGGCAGTGCCGCACTGATCGAGACCGTGGTGACAGAATCCACCGTGCCGGTGATCGAAACCGGGGCCGGCGTCGTGCACATCGTGCTGGACGAATCCGCCCCGGTGGAGTGGGCGCGCGACATCGTGGTGAACGCGAAGGTGCAGCGACCCAGCGTCTGCAATGCCGTCGAGACAGTGCTGGTACTGCGGCAGGCCGCACCGCTGCTGGTTCCCGTGGTGGCCAATGCGTTGCAGAGCGAGGGCGTGGCGATCCACGGAGACGATGTCGTCGCCGGGCTGGT
Above is a window of Microbacterium suwonense DNA encoding:
- the proB gene encoding glutamate 5-kinase, with protein sequence MSALTRAELASAARIVVKVGSSSISGEASWRIPMIVQALSAAHRRGTEVILVSSGAIATGIPVLDLESRPTDLATQQATAAVGQNLLVFRYQEALRPFRIVAGQVLLTTGDLENPTSRSNARRAMDRMLALGVLPIVNENDTVATQEIRFGDNDRLAALVAQLLHADALVLLSDVDSLYTKPPTDPDAEPIDVVQADADLAGLEFGAAVVNSVGTGGAATKVSAARMAAGSGIGVLVTSADLVGRALEGAPIGTWFEPSATG
- a CDS encoding glutamate-5-semialdehyde dehydrogenase; this translates as MSTTTVVDPAAETAQHRLARAKEASRSIARLNSGEKERALEAIAGAIESNAADIVAANRVDIARGREAGIGDALIDRLRLDDKRVAALASAVRDVAALPDPIGQVLGGHRMPNGVALEQVRVPFGVVGAIYEARPNVTVDIAALALRAGNAVVLRGGSAARESNTILVEVMRGALGGVGVDPEAIQTVDDFGREGARALMQGRGFIDVLVPRGSAALIETVVTESTVPVIETGAGVVHIVLDESAPVEWARDIVVNAKVQRPSVCNAVETVLVLRQAAPLLVPVVANALQSEGVAIHGDDVVAGLVSNVIPATDEDWATEHLSLDISMKVVDTLDDALAHIRRYSTGHTESIITNDSRNAERFLAEVDSAVVMANASTRFTDGAEFGFGAEVGISTQKLHTRGPMGVSELTSTKWLARGAGQTRG